In one window of Myxococcales bacterium DNA:
- a CDS encoding RHS repeat protein, which produces MGTPHKFLYDFSGRLVSDSNVYASGDERAITLQGVSSSTGGRFVRRKSPLGRTMIRHIERGAALGDVTERISTTGEDGLITVSERKASGTSVVTTPDRTTVTTTVAADPRLGLSAPYASSVVTLNQIGDGGVDAAATVSLTETRVRAAGWVSPALTSTTSVTDTVTFNGSAGTDVAGGGAPDVKSLTQIEALTNIQTAPTLSVTRGTLKRATVFDGAGRVTAVQVPGLHDVVMAYDTEGRLSTVTQSGRSTTFAYDAVTGYPTTVTVNPGAIITNVTSRDGVGRPKSMTLPGSRVVDLGYNFAGRQFTVTPPGTKQSSAVAEQRPAHVFGVDAAGLLTAYTAPDIGATVPRVATHGWDKDKAPMGMFLPQPASLPARTTFVSYDEAGRVKGLGHSATGSVAARTAEITYDGMGRPSVLTSKVGGSVTSTATTTYTSGLVTQVSTAITGATTVPIAYQYDGFMRVKTRTIGGAVPIASTWDSATGLLTGTGGVGITRTGLVGGFQSGQLAGLTASGGRTYTVTYPATPSYGEPQKLEAKFGATSKYSVDLTRDGLGRVQTRHEVNETTTTDRYYEYDTAGRLWRVRNGLLVTSPIIATYTYDSNGNRTDQAYAYDLHDRQTGFGTGVTFTYDANGERKTRSTPAQTLTYDPQGQLVSVDAAGTVITYEVDGLGRRVKRTKNGVSERYLWDGSRIAAVLDNAGVVLRRFVYATSGHVPDAILEGSAGTLYLVVKDERGSVRQLIDPAGLVAEKYEYDEWGRSCRALRPSERASLASRAACTTPTRGSCASARETTTLRSGGGRRGSDSFRRRLEPLWVLGQRSHQLHRC; this is translated from the coding sequence TTGGGCACGCCGCACAAGTTCCTCTACGACTTCTCGGGGCGGCTCGTGAGCGACTCGAATGTCTACGCGTCGGGCGATGAGCGGGCGATCACGCTTCAGGGCGTCTCTTCGTCTACCGGCGGCCGCTTCGTGCGACGCAAGAGCCCCTTGGGCCGCACGATGATTCGCCACATTGAACGTGGCGCCGCCTTGGGCGATGTCACCGAGCGCATTTCGACGACTGGCGAAGACGGCCTCATCACGGTGAGCGAGCGCAAGGCCAGCGGCACGAGCGTCGTCACGACACCTGACCGCACGACGGTGACTACGACGGTGGCGGCCGATCCGCGGCTGGGCTTGTCGGCGCCGTACGCGTCGAGCGTCGTCACGCTCAACCAAATCGGCGACGGGGGCGTAGACGCCGCCGCGACGGTCAGCTTGACCGAGACGCGCGTGCGCGCCGCCGGTTGGGTGTCGCCGGCTCTCACGTCGACAACCTCCGTGACAGACACCGTGACCTTCAACGGCTCTGCGGGCACCGATGTCGCAGGCGGAGGCGCACCGGATGTAAAGTCACTGACGCAAATCGAGGCGCTCACGAACATTCAAACGGCGCCGACGTTGAGCGTCACGCGAGGCACGCTCAAGCGCGCAACGGTATTCGACGGCGCGGGGCGCGTCACCGCGGTGCAAGTGCCAGGGCTTCACGACGTCGTGATGGCTTACGACACCGAGGGGCGCCTCTCGACCGTGACCCAATCGGGCCGCTCGACGACCTTCGCGTACGACGCGGTCACGGGGTACCCGACGACCGTCACGGTAAACCCCGGAGCGATCATCACGAACGTCACCTCCCGTGACGGCGTGGGTCGTCCGAAGTCGATGACGCTGCCTGGTAGCCGTGTGGTGGACCTTGGTTACAACTTCGCGGGTCGTCAATTCACTGTGACGCCGCCGGGGACGAAGCAATCGAGCGCCGTTGCGGAACAGCGCCCCGCGCACGTCTTTGGGGTCGACGCGGCGGGCTTGCTCACGGCGTACACGGCGCCTGACATCGGGGCGACGGTGCCTCGCGTGGCGACGCACGGATGGGACAAGGACAAGGCGCCGATGGGCATGTTCTTGCCGCAGCCGGCGAGCTTGCCAGCGCGGACCACGTTCGTGAGCTACGACGAAGCGGGGCGCGTGAAGGGCCTCGGTCACAGCGCCACGGGGTCTGTGGCGGCGCGGACGGCGGAGATCACCTACGACGGGATGGGTCGTCCGAGCGTGCTCACGAGCAAGGTCGGCGGGTCTGTGACGTCGACGGCGACGACGACGTACACGAGCGGTCTAGTGACGCAGGTGTCGACGGCGATCACTGGAGCGACGACGGTGCCGATTGCGTACCAATACGATGGGTTCATGCGCGTGAAGACGCGCACCATCGGCGGCGCGGTGCCCATCGCGTCGACATGGGACTCAGCGACGGGGCTTCTCACGGGGACGGGCGGCGTGGGCATCACGCGGACGGGTCTCGTCGGAGGCTTCCAAAGCGGTCAACTGGCGGGCCTGACGGCGTCGGGAGGGCGGACGTACACGGTGACCTACCCGGCGACGCCGTCGTACGGCGAGCCGCAAAAGCTCGAGGCGAAGTTTGGAGCAACGTCCAAGTACTCGGTGGACCTGACGAGGGACGGCCTTGGGCGGGTTCAGACGCGCCACGAGGTGAACGAGACGACGACGACCGATCGGTACTACGAATACGACACGGCTGGCCGGCTGTGGCGAGTGCGCAACGGCCTGCTCGTGACGTCGCCGATCATTGCAACATACACGTACGACTCGAACGGGAACCGCACGGACCAGGCGTACGCCTACGACCTTCACGATCGGCAGACGGGGTTCGGAACCGGGGTGACGTTCACGTATGACGCCAACGGTGAGCGCAAGACGCGCAGCACGCCGGCGCAAACACTGACGTACGACCCGCAAGGGCAGCTCGTGAGCGTGGATGCGGCGGGAACGGTCATCACGTATGAGGTCGACGGCCTCGGCCGGCGCGTGAAGCGCACGAAGAACGGCGTGAGCGAGCGGTACCTCTGGGATGGCTCGCGCATCGCCGCGGTGCTCGACAACGCAGGCGTGGTGCTGCGGCGCTTCGTCTACGCGACGAGCGGCCATGTGCCGGACGCGATTCTCGAGGGCTCGGCGGGGACGCTCTACCTCGTGGTGAAAGACGAGCGCGGCAGCGTGCGGCAGCTCATTGACCCCGCGGGGCTCGTTGCGGAGAAGTACGAGTACGACGAGTGGGGAAGGAGCTGCCGGGCGCTCCGGCCGTCAGAAAGAGCCTCTTTGGCTTCGCGGGCGGCGTGTACAACCCCGACACGGGGCTCGTGCGCTTCGGCGCGCGAGACTACGACCCTGCGGTCGGGAGGTGGACGACGGGGATCCGATTCGTTTCGGCGGCGGTTGGAACCTCTATGGGTACTCGGACAACGATCCCATCAACTACATCGATGTTGA